GCCGGCGAGCTGGCTGCGCTGTCCGGCGAACCCGGCGTGGGCAAATCCACCCTGCTGCGGCTGCTGGCCGCGCGTCTGCCCGCCCAGGCCGGCACCCTGCTCTTCCAACAGGAGCCGCTGACCTGGAGCGCGGGCGGGCTGGCCGCCTGGCGCCGCCGCCTGGGTGTGCTGGATCAGTCCACCACGCTGCCCGCCGGGCGCAGCACGCGCGACCTGATGCGCCTGAGCCTGGCGGCCCGCGGCCTGGGCGGGCGCGACCGCCGGCGCGAGGCCATGCGCATCCTGGGCGAGACGGGCCAGCTCACCCGGGCCGACCTGCCCTGCGGCAGCCTGTCCACAGGCCAGTCCCGCTGGGCGCAGCTGGCCCTGGCCCTCTGCGGCCTGCCCGATCTCCTGCTACTGGACGAGCCCTTCGCCCACCTGTCCCCCGACCACCAGGACGAGCTGCTGGCTTTCCTGGTGCGTCAGTCCTCCCGCGGCACGGCCATCCTGTTCTGTCTGCACGGCGACCGGCCCCGGCTGCCGGAGGGAACGCGCCGGCTGCGCCTGGAGGGCGGGCGGCTGGAAGGCGACGGCCAGGGATGGCGCCGATGATCTGGTGGACGGAGGCCCTGGGCCTGCTGGCCCGCTCGCGCTCGCGCAGCCTGCTGCTGGTGCTGGTCTGGACCCTGACCCTGACCCTGTGCGGCGCGCTGGGCTGGGCCTGGCGCAACAGCCCCCGCCTGCGCGAGGCCTGGACCAGCCGCGTGCCCGCCGAGTGCTACCTGGAGCAGGCCGACGCCCCCACCCTCGATGGGGTGCGGCGGACCCTGGCGGGCAGCCGCACGCTGGAATGGGCCGGGCTGCTCGATCCCGCCCAGGCGGCGGCCGAGTTCCGCAGCGGCTTCGATCTGGACGTGGTGGAGTTGCTGGGCGAGAATCCCTTTCCCACCACCGTGCTGTTGCGCGTCCGGCCGGCGGCCGAACTGGCGCAGCTAGACCGGGATCTCGCGGCCCTGGACGCGCTGCCCGGCGTGTCCGGCGTGCACGTGGAGCGCGAGCTGTTGGGCGAGTTGGGCGCCGGGCTGCGCCGGGCGGGGCGTGCGGCCCTGGTACTTCTGCTGCTGATCAGCGCGCTCACCGCTGCCCTCCTGGCGGCTGCCCTGCGCTCACTGCGGCGTGCCTGGCGGGGCGAAGCTGTGCTGTTGGCCTTCCAAGGGGTCCGTGCCGGACCCCTCGCACGGCCGCTCCTCATTGCGCTGGCCCTACCCGCACTGGCAGCCTTACTCATCTCCTGGCTACTATTGGCCGGACTGCAGCGGCTGCCGGCAAGGTTGGGCTTGTCCGGCGCCGTTGAGGCGCCGCTCTGGCCCCTGCTACTGGGTGTTGCGCTGCCGCTGGTCGTGGCGTCGGGGTTCGTCCTGCGTCGCATGGGCCGCCTGATCATGCGCGGCGAATAGCTGTGCCCGTTCCCGCAGAATCACGTTCCGGCAATTGGAGAACATGCATGCCGCAGCTTCAGCCACAGCCAATCGCTGCCCGTCCAGATGTCGCTGGATCGGAGCGATGAAGATCCTCTTCATCACGCTCAAGGCTGATAACGCCCATGTGCTCCGCTGGGTGCAGGGAGCCCTCGACGCCGGACACCAGCCGGAACTCCTCTGCCTGATGCCCTGTCGCCCGGTACTGGACATTCCCACCACAATCATCGACACCGACTCTGGGCCCTGGGCCAAATCCATTGGCCGACTCCACTTCATCCTGGCCTGCCGCCGCGCCATCCGTCGCCTGCGGCCGGACTTGGTCCACATTCACTTCATGGACCCGACCCTGACCGTGTTGGGATGGATACAGGCTTCGCCCTTGCTGGTCTCGGTGTGGGGCAGTGACTTGGCCATGCCTCGCAGCCTGCTTAACGAAGGCTTCCGGCGGTTGGGAATCCGCGCCGCTGACTGCGTCGTGGCTACAAATCCCTTGCTGGAATACATGGCGCGCGCGCATGTAGGGTTGGACGCGCCGGTAGAGGTGATCCCCTTCGGCGTGGACACGCGCTTGTTCACCCCTGGAGCCGATCCCCCCGACCGGCCCTTCCGCATCGGCTTCGTCAAGCATTTGGAGTGGGTATACGGTTACGATGTCCTGATTCGCGCCGTCGCCATCGCCGTGCGTCGGGTGCCTGACCTGGAGCTGCATATCGTCGGTGAGGGAAATCGCGAGGCGGAAGCAAGGCGCCTGGTTCAGGAGGCGGGGTTGGGCGAGGTGACGGTGTTCCGGGGGCGGATCCCCAACGCGCAGTTGCCGGAGCTGCTACGCTCCTATCATGCGTTCGCCATGCCCTCGCGCAGCGAAAGCTTCGGTGTAAGCGCCCTGGAGGCGTCCGCCTGTGGCGTGCCAGTGGTGGCCAGCCGGGCCGGTGGCATCCCGGATGTGGTGCGTGACGGCGAGACGGGTTTCCTGGTGCCGCCACGGGATGCCGACGCGCTGGCCGAACGCCTGGTCTGGCTAGCGGAGCATCCGGCGGAGGCCCGCCGCATGGGCCGGTCGGGACGGCAACTGGTGGAGAGGGAGTTCGCCTGGGACGACTGTGTGATGAAGATGGAGGCGGTCTACCGTCGGTTGACCGGGAGCGCAGCCAGCTCTCGCAAGAGACCGGCATAGCGCCGGGCCAGGGCTCCACGCTCGTAGCGCAGGTGGAAGTCAGGACGCTCCGGGTACCCACCCTGAGCCAATCGGTCCAGCATGCGCTCAAGCGCCGCGGCGATGCCGTCAGCATCCTCCCCATCCGCCGCTTCTCCCCGGCCGCTTTCCAGTATCAGTTCACGCAGAATGCCGGGCGGGCTGGCCAGCAGGATGGGGCGGCCCAGTCGTAGGTACTCAAACGTCTTGCCGGGGTAGACTAAGTGCCCGTTGGGCATGGTGAACATGTAATTGAGCAGGATGTGGCAGGCGGACAGGGCCCGCAGCACTTGTCGGTGGGCCAGGAACCCGCAGAGCTCCACGACTTCCGGATGGCGCATAGCCGCCACTCGCTGCGCCAAGGCGCGGTTGTTGTGGCCGTAGATACGGAGTACCAGGCGGCCGACCAGCTGCGGACGGCGATCCAGCACCTTGTCCAGCGCATCGAGGATCCCTTGAAAGGAGTAGGGACCACTAATGCCACCCGTAGCGCCGGCGTATCCCAGTACCAATCCACCGGGCTCAGGCTGGGGCAGGTCGGGGCCGAAATCCTCCTCATCATAGCCATTGGTGATCAGTGCGGCGCGCTCCGGCTCCCGCAATTGTTGGCGGATCCAGGCGTCGAAGCCGGGGGTGACGCTGACCACTCGGTCGGCCTGGTTGATTGTCCAGCGCTCCAAGTGCGTCTGGGTCCAACGGAACCAAGCCGTGTTCGGCGTCTGAAGTGGATCCAGCGCCCACATGTCGCGGACATCCAGCACTAGTTTCAGGTTCGGTCGCCACCGACGCAATAGTGGCACCAGTAATGACATGGAGTTTGGTGGGCTGGTGATTAGCACGGTGTCGATCCCGTGCTCTAGGATCAACGCCTTGGCTCGTCGCAGCATGGCCGGCAGATAGCGAAAACGATTGTCAGGAAATGGGATCACGCTGCGGAAAACCCAGCCTGCGACCCGCAGCCAACGGGGTCGGCGCGCCTTGTCCTGGACGCTGGGCGCAACCGGGTGGGGGTTGGCTACCGAGATGGTGATGCCTTCCAGTTCCGAACCGAGGGACGGGTCGGCATCCTTGGACTCAAAGCCCCCCGTGAGCACGATGATCGGCAGGCCGTCCCGATGCAGGTACTTGGCCAACTTGACCATTCGCACCGACCCGCCTCCGCCGACGAACGGATGAAAATCGTATGCAATAAGCAAAATCGGCACAATCATTCAGACATCAACCTTCCAGCGCAGCTTTGATAGATTCATATATTAGCAACGTAGTGTGAGAATCCCAGGAGATCCCCCATGAGGGTAGCCATCGACGGTCGCGCCATCATGCCATTTCTGGATGGAATCGGGCGCTACTCCCACTGCCTCATTGAGCAATTGCGCCATCTTGACAGCTGGAACGAGTACATCGTTTTCGTCACCCACCCCCAGTTCGACTTTCCCGCCGACTCAAACTTTCGCGAAGTGGTGCTGCCATATCGCTACGTGCACGCCTACACGGTCACCCATTTCCATCGGGACTTGAACCGCGAGGGGGCTGATCTGCTTTTCGCCCCCTTCTTCCTATCCCCGCCTCTGTTCAGGGGGCCGGTGGTCCTGACCGTCCATGACCTGATTTGGGTCACCCATCCGGAGCTGCAGGGACAACGCTGGCGCTTGGGGGACATGGTGAAGCGCCAAGCCCACGCCTGGATTGTCCCCCTTTCCCTGCGCCGGGCCCGGGCCTTGCTCTCCGTCAGCCAAGCCACCACGGCGGAATTGCTGGCCTTCCTGCCGGAGGTGGCCGGACGCGTCCACACCATCCCCTTGGGCTTGGACCACGTGCCCGTCCCTGCCACCATCCTGCCGATGGAGCAGCGCTTGCCTTATCTCCTGTTCATTGGCAATTCGAAGCCCTACAAGAACATGGCTGGCGTCATCCGCTGCTTCGACCTACTGGTGCGCGAAGCCGGATTCAGCCAGTGGCGCCTGAAAATCCCAGGTCGACGGGACAGTTTCCGCGGCAGCATTCAACGTTTGTTGGATGACTTGGACTGTCGAGACCGGGTGGACCTGCTTGGCCCCGTTTCCGAGGAGAACCTGGCGGAGCTTTATGGACAGGCTAGTTTGCTGCTCTTCCCCTCGCGCATGGAGGGCTTCGGTTTCCCGGTGTTGGAGGCCATGCGTCACGGAACTCCGGTGGTCACAAGCAACCGCAGTTCCCTACCTGAAGTGGCGGGCGGCTGTGCGCAGTTGGTGGATCCAGACGACGTGCCGGCCATGGCGCGGGCCTGCGCGGAGCTGCTGGGCGATGTGGCGCGGCGACAGGAGCTGTCCGCGCGCGGGCTGGAGCACGCAGCCGGCTTTCGCTGGGAAAACACGGCGCGGGCGACCTTGGCCGTGCTTCGACAGGCCGCCGACGGACGGATGAGCCCAGGCCCACGGTGAAGCCGGAGGCCCCCTGCACTGACGGCGAGCCGCCGATCGATTGCTACCTTCGGCGAGCTCAGGGCCAATAATGCCAGAACTTCGCACGTCGCATCTGTTGCTCACCGGAGACTCGCCACAGTTGAGGTGGTGGGCGCTCGGCCTCTCCATTTTGGGGGCCCTTTGCGTCTCCTTAGCTTTTACAGAACCGCTCTGGCTACTTGGCCCCATCTTCGTCCTGCTCGCCTTCGCAGGCATATTGGCCCGGCAGGCCGCCCCCTTGCTGTTGGGCCTCTACCCCGCACTTTGCGTTCACCACAATCTGCGCCTCAATGTGCTCTTCGTCCTTCTGGGCCTGTTGCTGTTGGTTCTGGAACGGGCGGAGGAATGGGAGCCGGCCAAGTCGAAAGCCATGGCAATCGCTGGGCTGGAATTGGGGTTGGTGATTGCCGCCGTGCTGGCCCTGCATCCCGTGCCCTTCGCCACACATCCCGTCGAAGCGTTTGGACAGTGGCTCTATGATTATTCGCCCGTACTTTTGTATGTGTTGATCGTACGCTCGGGCTTTTCCGCCCGCTTGGTGCCCATGCTTGTGCGCCTATTGCTGGTGGCGATCCTGGCGGCCAGCGTCACCGTGGTGGTGGACGGCCTGCTTCATCCCAACACCCGGGCTGTGGGTTGGGTGGAGCGCATGCCTACGGGGACGGCGTACGATCTGGTCATGTTCGTGCCCATTGGGCTGGGAATGTTTGCGTCTGGCCGCAGCCGAGTGCTCGGGCTGGCGACCGCGTTGCTGGCCTTGGCAGCGATCTTCTTCACGGGCTCTCGGGCCCCGTTCGCCGTTGCCCTGCTTTTAGCCCTGCCCTTTGCCCGGGGCCAACGCTGGGCCTTGCCGGCCTTGTTGGCCGTCCTCACCCTGGCAATGATCCAGACCGGTGGCGGCATCGTCAGTCGTATGGCCTCCATCGAAGGCGAAGCCGGGCTGATCGATGCCTCCACCTTGCTACGCATTGTCGTCTGGGGTCTATCGATTAAAATCTTGATGTTGCATCCCTTGTTGGGCATCGGATTCGGCCAATTCATCTCCTATGCGAGCAGCCTGTTCATCTTCGATGAGTTTCTTCTCGGCCATTCACACAATATCGTGCTGGAGAAAATGGTCCAAGTGGGCATACCGCTCGCGCTTTTTTACTTAGCGTTGATAGGTCTGTTACTACGGCGGAACTGGCGCACATACCGCGCATTGCGCGATCGGCTGGACAGGGCGGACGTGGAGCTGTTCCGCGGGCTATTCTTTGGTGCATTGGCCATGCTGGCCTGTGGCGCTTTGGATGCCGTGCTGAACGGTTCCAACCAGCCACTGGCCTTTTGGATGATCATGGCCCTGCTCACAGTCTGGACGGAGGGACTGGGCCGCACCCAAGTCCGGGAGGCCGGGCAATGAGTCCTCTGGAATGCCTCGCCTTGGCGCTATTCTGGCTTTGCGTGACCGGGTTGGCGGCCGCTTATCCGGGCATCCTGCTGCTGGCCCTTTGGATGCGCCGGCTGCCCGTGCCCTGGCACGCCGACCCCGACTGCGAGCCCACCTTCACTGTGGTCATCGCGGCCCGTAACGAAGAGCGCGTCATTCGTGACAAACTGGACAACTGCTTGGCGCTGGACTATCCGCCGGACAAAGTAGACGTGTTGGTAGTCTCGGACCAGTCGGAGGATGCCACCGCGGCTATCATTGACGAGTACGCCGGACAGCGTGTGAGTCGCCTCGACTTCGCCGAGAGATTGGGCAAGACGCAGATTCTCAATCGCGTTGTCCCGCTGGCCAAGGGCGAGATCGTGGTCATGACCGACGCCAACGTGATGTTCGACGCCGGAGCCTTGCGCTCCTTCGCCCGCTGGTACGCCGATCCACGAATAGGACTGGTCTCCGGCTACGAACGCCGCGTGCAACGTGAACGCGAGAGGTTCCAGGCCGAGACCTGGTACCGGGACTTCGAAGTGGTGCTCAAAGAGGCTGAGGGCCGGATGGGTGCGGTGATGGGCGCGCACGGCGGACTCTACAGTCTGCGCGCTGCCTGCTGGCGCACCTTGCCGGAAAACGCACTTTCCAATGACGATCTGCTGACGGCCATGGGCGTCCTGCGGCAGGGTCTGGCCGTCGTCCAAGACAGCGAAGCCCGCGCGGTGGAGTACATTGGCGCCGACCCTGACCAGGAGTTCGGCCGGCGCGTGCGCATCGGGGCTGGCAATTATCAGTGCTTCGGCTGGAATCTGTGGCTATTGAACCCCTTGGAGGGCTGGAAGAGTCTGTTTTACTGGTTGCACAAGCTCCCCCGCTGGTTTACTCCGCACCTGATGGCAACCGCCCTGGCCGCACACCTGCTACTGGCCGCGCACGGCCGATTGCTGGCCCTCCTGGTGCCTCACTTGGCCCTCTACGTCCTTGGAATCATCGGTTTGGTCCTCAACCGTCGCGGTCGAGGTGGTGGCTTGGTTTCGGCACTAGGTCATTTCCTCTACATGAATGCCGCTGTGTCCGCGGGCTTCGTCAAATGGTTGGGCGGGATCCAGGGCAGCACCTGGAATCCCACCCGCCGCTGACGTCATGCTGCGAGCCACCCTGTCCATACTAGGCACACGTCTCGCCACCCGTTTGGTCACGATGGCCGCGGGGATCCTGATCGCGCGCACCATCGGTGTCAGCGAACAGGGCGTGCTTGGACTTTTATTGATGCTGGGCGGCCTGTTGGCCGGGATGGTGGACTTAGGGCTGGGCATGGGCGCTGTGTTTTTTGTCGGTCGGCAAGGGTGGCGCGAGGAGCGGTTCGCCGGTTTGGCCTTGCCCGTATTGTTGGTGGCCACTGTCGTGGGGTTGGGCCTCTTCTCTTGGCTGGCTACCACGTGGCTCACCGATTATGCCGTTGCGTTGGAAGGCGGCAATCTGGCCATCCTGGCACTCTTCGTTGTGGGCAACGCGTTCACCGAGCTCCTGCTCAATCTGTTCATCGCCCGGCAGCGCTTGCGGGAGTACAACCTGGCCGAAGTATTGTTCGCCGGGGTTATGCTCCTGGCCACCTTGGTTCTTACCTACGTTGGAGCTGCCACTGCTGCGCCCTATTTCATCCTATACGGGGCCGCCCGCCTGCTCGTCTTCTTCTATCTGCTGACGCGGCTGGAGCACCGCCCAGTTGCCCCGGTCTGGCGCGAGTTACCCAACCTGTTGCGCTATAGTTTGACCCAGTGGTCGGCAAACCAGTTCAGCCAGCTCAGCGTCCGCGTGGATGCGCTGATGCTGGCCTGGTTCATTCCGCGCAGCCCGCGGATCTCGCTGGCGGATCTTGGCCTCTATACCATTTGTTTGCTCACCATCACACGGCTGATGGAGATCCAGCGCAGCATCCAGACTGCTTTTTTTTCCCGCGTGGCGGGGCTGGACGACGCTGCCGCCATAACGGCCACCAACTCCACTTACCGTCGCAGCTTCTTGGTCTACCTGCTGCTGTCCGCCCTTTTGATCCTGTTCGGCTGGCCCGTGCTCTGGCTGTACGGGCCGGATTTCACAGCCGCCTGGGGCGTGCTCACCGTTCTGGTGCTAGGAACCATTACGTTGCGCGGCAATGCCGGCATGCTGATGTTGTACTTCTCCACCGTGGACCGCAGCATTTACACTGTGCACACCCACCAGATCACGTTGGTGGCGAATGTGCTGTTCAATGGACTGTTGATCCCGCGCTGGGGGAACATGGGCGCTGCGGTGGGCACCAGCCTGTCCTTTGCCGCGGGCAAACTCTATCTGCTTTGGCGTTACCAGCAGTTGACGGGCAGCCACTGGGCGCGGGATCTGCTTATCGGGCCGGCAGAAGCGCGAGAATCCATTGGGGATCTGATCCGGGAGGTGCGGGAAATGCTGGGACAGAGAAGGTCTTGAAGGAACCCGCCTGGCACCGAAAAGCACCTAGAGCTGGCGCGCTGCCCTAGCGACGGGTCACCTGACCCATTGGTGCAGGACCGGCCACTGTGAATCCCCTTGTTGGTCGATGACCTTGCAGGTCCTGGCCGAACTGCATGCAGGGGCCAAACACCGGCGATCCATAGGTTGACGACCATACACCTGGCGCAAGATGGAGGACGCATGACAGGCGGCGCACGGTTGTCGCGGGCGTTGTGGGGAAAGCGCGGCTGGGTGGCGCTGGGCGTGCTGCTGCTCCTGGCCCTGCTGGCCCTGCTCGGGCGCTGGGACACCCACCGACGGCGAGCCCGGCCGGATCTGGAACGGGCCGTGGCCCAGGCCGACGACAGCATTTTCACCGTGGCGCGGCTGCGGGCCTGGCTGGACGCGCAGCCCGACAGCCTCAGCCGCGAGGAGGTCCAGCACTGGTTGGAAGGCTGGGTGGAGGACCAAATCCTCTATCAAGCGGCGGTCCGGCAGGGCCTGGATACGCTGGGCGGAGTCCGGGAGGAGCTGAAGCGCCTGCGCCTGCGCTACCTGCGCGGCCTGCTGGAGGAGCAGAGTCTGGCCGAGTCCCTGCGCATTTCCACCCTCGAGTTGAAGACCTGGGCGCGCGCCAATCAGGATCTGCTGGCCCTGCCCGAACGGCAGCTCCGCTTCTCCTGGGTGGCGGGGGCGGACAGCCTGGCGCTGGCGCGATTGATTCCCGTGATCCAGCGCGACCAGCTCACCCGCAAGCGGCTGGAGGACCAGCGGCTGGGCAGCGGCCGGACGGAGTTCGTGACCCGCGGCGAGTTGCCCCTGGCCCACGCCGCGATCCTCCTGGGACTGAAGCTCCACCAGGCCTCGCCCGTGCTGCGCGGCCCGGAAGGCTGGATGGTCTATCAGCTGGAGGAAGTGCGCCCGGTGGGCTGGGTGCCCGACCCCGACCAGCACGAAGAGCTGGTGCGGGCCGCCATGCTGCAGGATCTGCGCTGGAAACGGCTGCAGTCGCGCCTGGAGACGCTGCGCCAGGAGGCGGTCTGGAAGGTGGATCTGACCCCGCTGCTCGAGGTGGAGATCGGCGTGCCGCCCGCCCGTTGAGACGCCGGGCGCTGGATGGGTCAGGCTGATTTGCCAAGAAGCTTGCCGCTGCCTGACAGGAGGCGCAGGTAGAGCTGGTCCAGCTCGGACTCTGATCCAGGACATGGCGGTACATTCGCCGGAGGCCGCAGGCGGCCCTCTAACACGGCTTGGATTTTATCCGCCAGGTCAACGACATCCCCACTGTGATACAGCAGCGCCCCCGGTTGGCGCGGCGCGGCGTCGCTGGCGAGCACGGGTTTACCCAGGGCAAGGGCCTCCACCACGGTCAGGCCGAAGCTCTCGAACCGGGTGGTCCTCAGAACGAGGTCGGAGGCCGCGATGGCCGGGACGAACTCATCATGCAGTGATTCATGCCAAAGCACCCGCTCGCGAAGGGTCGGGTCCTCGCACTCCCTTTTCAACTTGATGTAGTGGGCCCTCTCCTCGGGGGTCTGGCTGCTGATGGAAGTGATGTAGAGTAGCAGCTTTGCGGGCGAACCTCGTTCCACCAGCAGGCGCATGGCGGCCAGCAGCTGGTCGAAGCCGTAAAGATCGCCTACTGGTCTTAGACGCACGGCGCCGTTTGCGACAAGCAACGGTCCGCCCCTGGCGACGAAGGACCTCACCTCTGCTGGCAGGCTTGCCTGGCCGGTACCGGGAGGCGGCGTGACCCAGGGATGGATCAGATGCTGGTTGGGCCTGCAGCCCAACTGGGGCAGCAACGCCTCTCTCGCGCCTTTGCCCACCAGGACCAGCGCTTGAACCCGGCGCAGGTTCCAGATCACCAGACGGGCGAGCCAGGATCCCACGGGTCCGAACTGCTCATGGGGTTCGGCGGTATGCAGAGTCGCGACAACGAGGCAGCCGCGCAGCTGGAAGAGCCAGAGCAGGGCGCGGAACTTCAAGTTGGTACTGTGCACGTGTAACACGTCGGGGGGGTGACACAGGAGATGCAGGCATAAGCGACCCCAGGACATACGGGGCAGAATCAACTCGCTCGGTTCGGCCGAGTCCGGGGACTCGTTGTACACGCGCACGTGGTTGCCCTGGCCCGCCTGATGGAAGGTCAGGCGCATCACATGCACGGAAACGCCGCCCAAGGGAGGTGGCCAGCAGCCCACATGCACGATGTGGGTCACGGTCGGCGGTCC
The DNA window shown above is from Candidatus Delongbacteria bacterium and carries:
- a CDS encoding glycosyltransferase; protein product: MKILFITLKADNAHVLRWVQGALDAGHQPELLCLMPCRPVLDIPTTIIDTDSGPWAKSIGRLHFILACRRAIRRLRPDLVHIHFMDPTLTVLGWIQASPLLVSVWGSDLAMPRSLLNEGFRRLGIRAADCVVATNPLLEYMARAHVGLDAPVEVIPFGVDTRLFTPGADPPDRPFRIGFVKHLEWVYGYDVLIRAVAIAVRRVPDLELHIVGEGNREAEARRLVQEAGLGEVTVFRGRIPNAQLPELLRSYHAFAMPSRSESFGVSALEASACGVPVVASRAGGIPDVVRDGETGFLVPPRDADALAERLVWLAEHPAEARRMGRSGRQLVEREFAWDDCVMKMEAVYRRLTGSAASSRKRPA
- a CDS encoding peptidylprolyl isomerase; protein product: MTGGARLSRALWGKRGWVALGVLLLLALLALLGRWDTHRRRARPDLERAVAQADDSIFTVARLRAWLDAQPDSLSREEVQHWLEGWVEDQILYQAAVRQGLDTLGGVREELKRLRLRYLRGLLEEQSLAESLRISTLELKTWARANQDLLALPERQLRFSWVAGADSLALARLIPVIQRDQLTRKRLEDQRLGSGRTEFVTRGELPLAHAAILLGLKLHQASPVLRGPEGWMVYQLEEVRPVGWVPDPDQHEELVRAAMLQDLRWKRLQSRLETLRQEAVWKVDLTPLLEVEIGVPPAR
- a CDS encoding glycosyltransferase family 2 protein; the encoded protein is MSPLECLALALFWLCVTGLAAAYPGILLLALWMRRLPVPWHADPDCEPTFTVVIAARNEERVIRDKLDNCLALDYPPDKVDVLVVSDQSEDATAAIIDEYAGQRVSRLDFAERLGKTQILNRVVPLAKGEIVVMTDANVMFDAGALRSFARWYADPRIGLVSGYERRVQRERERFQAETWYRDFEVVLKEAEGRMGAVMGAHGGLYSLRAACWRTLPENALSNDDLLTAMGVLRQGLAVVQDSEARAVEYIGADPDQEFGRRVRIGAGNYQCFGWNLWLLNPLEGWKSLFYWLHKLPRWFTPHLMATALAAHLLLAAHGRLLALLVPHLALYVLGIIGLVLNRRGRGGGLVSALGHFLYMNAAVSAGFVKWLGGIQGSTWNPTRR
- a CDS encoding polysaccharide biosynthesis C-terminal domain-containing protein encodes the protein MLRATLSILGTRLATRLVTMAAGILIARTIGVSEQGVLGLLLMLGGLLAGMVDLGLGMGAVFFVGRQGWREERFAGLALPVLLVATVVGLGLFSWLATTWLTDYAVALEGGNLAILALFVVGNAFTELLLNLFIARQRLREYNLAEVLFAGVMLLATLVLTYVGAATAAPYFILYGAARLLVFFYLLTRLEHRPVAPVWRELPNLLRYSLTQWSANQFSQLSVRVDALMLAWFIPRSPRISLADLGLYTICLLTITRLMEIQRSIQTAFFSRVAGLDDAAAITATNSTYRRSFLVYLLLSALLILFGWPVLWLYGPDFTAAWGVLTVLVLGTITLRGNAGMLMLYFSTVDRSIYTVHTHQITLVANVLFNGLLIPRWGNMGAAVGTSLSFAAGKLYLLWRYQQLTGSHWARDLLIGPAEARESIGDLIREVREMLGQRRS
- a CDS encoding glycosyltransferase family 1 protein gives rise to the protein MRVAIDGRAIMPFLDGIGRYSHCLIEQLRHLDSWNEYIVFVTHPQFDFPADSNFREVVLPYRYVHAYTVTHFHRDLNREGADLLFAPFFLSPPLFRGPVVLTVHDLIWVTHPELQGQRWRLGDMVKRQAHAWIVPLSLRRARALLSVSQATTAELLAFLPEVAGRVHTIPLGLDHVPVPATILPMEQRLPYLLFIGNSKPYKNMAGVIRCFDLLVREAGFSQWRLKIPGRRDSFRGSIQRLLDDLDCRDRVDLLGPVSEENLAELYGQASLLLFPSRMEGFGFPVLEAMRHGTPVVTSNRSSLPEVAGGCAQLVDPDDVPAMARACAELLGDVARRQELSARGLEHAAGFRWENTARATLAVLRQAADGRMSPGPR
- a CDS encoding ABC transporter ATP-binding protein; this encodes MLSAPAPPPRLPLLETRGLEFEYPGGFRLGPVDLRLHAGELAALSGEPGVGKSTLLRLLAARLPAQAGTLLFQQEPLTWSAGGLAAWRRRLGVLDQSTTLPAGRSTRDLMRLSLAARGLGGRDRRREAMRILGETGQLTRADLPCGSLSTGQSRWAQLALALCGLPDLLLLDEPFAHLSPDHQDELLAFLVRQSSRGTAILFCLHGDRPRLPEGTRRLRLEGGRLEGDGQGWRR
- a CDS encoding glycosyltransferase family 4 protein; amino-acid sequence: MIVPILLIAYDFHPFVGGGGSVRMVKLAKYLHRDGLPIIVLTGGFESKDADPSLGSELEGITISVANPHPVAPSVQDKARRPRWLRVAGWVFRSVIPFPDNRFRYLPAMLRRAKALILEHGIDTVLITSPPNSMSLLVPLLRRWRPNLKLVLDVRDMWALDPLQTPNTAWFRWTQTHLERWTINQADRVVSVTPGFDAWIRQQLREPERAALITNGYDEEDFGPDLPQPEPGGLVLGYAGATGGISGPYSFQGILDALDKVLDRRPQLVGRLVLRIYGHNNRALAQRVAAMRHPEVVELCGFLAHRQVLRALSACHILLNYMFTMPNGHLVYPGKTFEYLRLGRPILLASPPGILRELILESGRGEAADGEDADGIAAALERMLDRLAQGGYPERPDFHLRYERGALARRYAGLLRELAALPVNRR
- a CDS encoding glycosyltransferase family 4 protein; this translates as MTHIVHVGCWPPPLGGVSVHVMRLTFHQAGQGNHVRVYNESPDSAEPSELILPRMSWGRLCLHLLCHPPDVLHVHSTNLKFRALLWLFQLRGCLVVATLHTAEPHEQFGPVGSWLARLVIWNLRRVQALVLVGKGAREALLPQLGCRPNQHLIHPWVTPPPGTGQASLPAEVRSFVARGGPLLVANGAVRLRPVGDLYGFDQLLAAMRLLVERGSPAKLLLYITSISSQTPEERAHYIKLKRECEDPTLRERVLWHESLHDEFVPAIAASDLVLRTTRFESFGLTVVEALALGKPVLASDAAPRQPGALLYHSGDVVDLADKIQAVLEGRLRPPANVPPCPGSESELDQLYLRLLSGSGKLLGKSA
- a CDS encoding O-antigen ligase family protein; the encoded protein is MPELRTSHLLLTGDSPQLRWWALGLSILGALCVSLAFTEPLWLLGPIFVLLAFAGILARQAAPLLLGLYPALCVHHNLRLNVLFVLLGLLLLVLERAEEWEPAKSKAMAIAGLELGLVIAAVLALHPVPFATHPVEAFGQWLYDYSPVLLYVLIVRSGFSARLVPMLVRLLLVAILAASVTVVVDGLLHPNTRAVGWVERMPTGTAYDLVMFVPIGLGMFASGRSRVLGLATALLALAAIFFTGSRAPFAVALLLALPFARGQRWALPALLAVLTLAMIQTGGGIVSRMASIEGEAGLIDASTLLRIVVWGLSIKILMLHPLLGIGFGQFISYASSLFIFDEFLLGHSHNIVLEKMVQVGIPLALFYLALIGLLLRRNWRTYRALRDRLDRADVELFRGLFFGALAMLACGALDAVLNGSNQPLAFWMIMALLTVWTEGLGRTQVREAGQ